atttggtgccccccttgtactaatgtttatgtgtttaaataaagaaaatatcaatGGTTATGACCACGAGTCagttgaacctagaccaccatggcaaacctggaaacactggacggccgtctagtcctattgcgggactcctcagcagtgcgcacccatgacCCCGCCcctgcgaggttcgaacccatgacctactggtttcacgcgctagcacttaaccactagaccactgagccggcattcaacggtgttaatgtctaacttcaactaatccacgaaattgagcgacacatccaccattgtcttcagtgagttactatctcacaacagacctggttgaactccactggtcactacttctcactagaactccaggatatacctcttgaagccagtcactagtgagcatatattgattaatatcagatgggttttgtggatattatagtaatttcaatggttaagatcatgattcagttgaagctagaccaaaaTATCAGTGCATAAATTTAGggcaaatatttgttttaaatatcagCGTTTGGGATTACgatattatgtaatttttttaaatacttgtgTTTCAGCATGTGGTTCacctaaaaaaataatttacacttGTCCTAATAATAAAACAGTAAAAAGTTATATTTATGAGAAACGAGTTAACGGTAAATGTGAAAAGTTTCCATTAAAGCGAAAACATACTAAAAATTGTATTATACGTTATGTATGGAAATTAGCTAAATCAAAAATTATTAGAAAGAAACGATCCATTCAATTACATACTTCAAGTAAGCagttaataattatcattactttattgaaattttattttaataaatagaatAACACAGAGTTTTTTTCACTAAAGTACTTCAACATTACGCTTACACTATCAGTCTGTCATCATAGATAAATAAGGAGGAAATATAAAATTAGGTGATTGTACTTTCAAGAGGGAAATGAATTTGCTAGTGTTTGTTTGATTAAATGTAGCCGTAGATTTTACCAAATCAActattatattttgataattcaTCAATAGACTtcaatttaatgaattaaataggGGAATTATTTTAGTCACCAAGTTAAAAATAATCGAAATAGTTACTTTAATTAAGTCATATGTGATACAAGCGAAACATAGTAGAGTCACGTCAAATAGTGTGAATTAGTAGTAACCATGGCCAAATTAACTATCATTTGATCTACACTTTTCCCAGTTGATATGACCACTTTTAAAATACAGTAACGCTGAATTTGTAGGTGATGTTTACGAGAGTCTGGGATTATCTGGAAAATTACTGAAGTTAGAAAGCACTAGGTATCTGCTTTAATCTCAGTTAAAAGTCATTATCATGAATCACAAAAAAGGATTAGATCATGGGCCGAGTACCAGTTCGTTCTAACCGGTATGTCGAAATCCAATGAATCAAGGTTTCTGACATCAGCGATCTGATGACACTATGTTTTCAATACTCGAAACAGTTAACAAGCATCTTATTTAGAGAGTTCCATGAACAATATCAATGCTAGTTTTAAAATCCATAATACCAAAGCATGAAATTGATTCtgttgttaataataatttctgaaataaacaaacaaactcaACAATGGTAAATCTTATTGCTATCTAGAGAAGATCACTAGTTTTCTATGGAGAGAGGAATTAGCACAGATGAATCTGTTGTTCGGTTAGTTTGCTTAagcatatttttaattaaacgcACACATACAACACTTCAGAACGTCATAACACAATCCATTATCTTTACATCAAGGTGGTTCAAAATGTGGTCCCAATCAACATTACGTACCAGAGCGTAATCCATGTCCAGAAACATGTGAAGGGAAATTTTTCGGAGTGGAATCAAGATGTAGTCATCTCACGTCTGGTCCTGGGTGTGAATGCCTTCCCGGTTTCATGAGAGACGGTATTTTATGTGTGCCTCCAAGTCAATGTGGCTGTTTAGAATCTGGTAAGATTTTACTGATTATTTATCTTGCGAACAATTAGTGAGACTTTTAAAACCAATAATTGATGTATGATCCAATACTGGTTAAAATTGGTAGTTACAAACCCAATTTTATCAAACAGTTTAACCAACTAGTTTGATAGAGACTGTACAAACATAAACTTATGACTATGTACTTTTTAAACAGGTCtcaaaaatatacataaaaagaTTGGAAAGTAAATGAATAGTTCTTTAggttatttgaataaaattaatatgaaCGAATATATACCCAAACTTCGTGAGTTGAATAGTAAGGCTATCAAAGATGAATATACCAGAATACGTTTTAATCATATCGGTTTTAAGTAGGCTAAACAATTCCTATGTATTTAAGTTATTTGTAACAGATTCGCTAATCAAGCCTCTTGATAATATGTGATTTGAAGCTAATCTTTTAAAACGATTCCACTTGTTAAGAAGCATATTGTTTAAGTCTTCAGACTTTCACTCAGTATTTAGTAAGTCACTTTGTCTTGAGAAGAGTTTGATCAAAAAGATGGACTACAAAGGAACTGATGTATTGTATAGTGAATGAGCTTGGTTGAGGTGTGAATAAAAATGCATTATGAATTTGAAACAGAGGTATTATGGTTTATTAAGTTTGTGAAGTTCCGATCATATCTGCTGTTAATTTCCATGAAATTTAATATAACCATCTCATTTTGTAATTAATGAACTAAATGTGTTTGAAAGAAACCAGTGACTGGCCCATATGATGTCAGAATATGAAACCAATCAGTATGATAAAATATAGTGTATTCCGACGGCTTAGGTTTGAATTTAGTATTCTGATCTCTTTCTTAATGACACAATTCAAGCAACttttcatgtgttcaaatgacaATAATCATTATATTGCATCCATGTTAACCCATTATTCCTTTTATAAAATCGAATTGTCCTTTCAGTGTGTATTGATCGTGTATCTACTGAAAAATGTAAACTATGGAGATCTGAAGGTCGATGTCACAAAGACAAGGCTATTATGCAACGATTTTGTAGGGCAACATGTCAACGCTGTGAGCGACCATGTGAAGATCAAATAGCGACGTCACAATGTGAATTAATCAAGAGACGTGGTGAATGTAGTTTAGATTTCTACAAATCAATGTGTATGCTAACTTGCTCACAACAAAATTGCAGTAAGTAATCTTATTTAAATATCTACCTTTATTTGATACAATCATGTTTCTAGTGAGATAGTGATAGAACATTAGATTTCATGATAGCCTAAATTCGTTACCAGTAATATTGATGGAACCATTTTTCTCCATGAACTTCGACGTCACAATTGAGCAAAACTGATTAGGTTCTCtagtatctaaaatattgtCAAGTTCTTACTGTTGATCGAACCTGTAAAATATCAGTAAAACTGTAGAATATTTTCAAGTAAATTAGACTAAGAACCACATTGTAATTTGCTCAACAGAAGTCTCTCGACAGTAAAGATTTGACAACCTGACCTTTATTACTACTAAATGATTCATAATAAGAAATTCATTGTTCAACAGCCTacatttaatgttttaataCTTTCTCTGGTTCCTTCATAATAACAAATTCTTCGTTGAAATATAAATACCATCAATCAGAACAAACCTACTACTAGCTCACGTCTAAGTATATTTTTAATTCGATAGTCTATTTATCATGGCACCTTtaacattatttttcatttgtttgtttattatagGATGCCCTAAATGTCATGTAGAAAGTGGATCTTGTCACCCAATCACCAAAAATATTGAATTACGCCATATATGTTATCAGCTTCAAAGTAACGGTAGTTGTAATCCACTCATCACAAGGAGATATCGACCGTGTGGAGGTTAGTCTTTTTCTTAGTGAATAGAATGttattatatatgaaaaaaataaGTCAGTGACGTCGCGTCAGTAGTTTATTCTTGAAGCTGCTTAAAGAACTATGGATACTGActtgtaaataaatgtttatttttagtaTTATACATCAAAAACCctaaaatatttataacattttacTGTTAATTGGCTAGAAAATTTCTGGTGTGTGCTTAAGTAAAACAGAAACACAATAAACTCACACAATGAGAATGATTTACGAATTAATAGGCAGATTAATCGAGGTCGTTTGTAAGCACCCATAGTATAAATGAAATCTATGAATTACGGTAGAGATAGAAATTGGATAAAATCTAAAGAGATATAGTACTGTGGTGTATCAAGCCACAATAAAATATCTATCCACTACTCCTCAGTGTTTCCAGTGGTTCCTTTCTTGTTGTCGAATCATACACTGTTTCCACAAATTATCATGGTAGATATTGGAAAGTTATCataatacaatcaaaataattattctaGTAAACACAATGCCAATTAAAACAataggaagaaagatttagttgTTGTTCTTGTACAATGGTTATGAATACTGTCCATTAATCGTTTCCAATGATTCGGgcatataaatgataaatttttgTTCAAGACATAGAAACATTTTATACTTTACTTACATAGTAAATATTTGTTGCCATTATTAAGGATTTCCACCAGCTCTATTCACGTTTGAACTGGGACTCTTATTCAAATTCCAAGTGTCTTATTCTAAGCTCTGTTAGTAAAATAATCTTTATCAGGTGTTTCATATATGGGACAgtgtatatttaaaaaaatacacacTAGCCTCCAGATATCAAAAATGAGCTCTGAATGACTTATAATATCTTTCAGAAatcattattctttttattgGTATTTGAATAATAGAATAAGTTAATCGTAAAACAGATTCATAGATCATATAATCTAATTTACTTCTTTTCTATTTAATAGACTGCCCCGCAAGACTTTCAAGGATTCCAGGAAAATGCAACTATTGCAAAGGATTTCGTAAGGTATATTTACGCACATATTTTCGAGAGGAGGTCGGTTTTAAAAGGTGTTTGATGGTTGAACGTTCACATGAAGAGAAATGCTGTAAGTACTCAGATTACATTTTCTATGAAAACCTTTCAAGTGTTCTATACTTCaaagtttaatttgtttatatttaaaataaaataaacgggGTTGCAAATTAAATCATAACAAGCAGTATTTTTATGTTGGTAGACTTGATAGAACGAGCAATATATTTTCTAGTAAATAAATCTAAATTTTAACAATCAACTTTTATTTAACCGATAATTTTCAACTAGAAATAGGAGTTTGACTAGGTGATATTTATAATTTACAGAATAATATCTTTTAAGATAGTAATCTTGGCTAGGTAGATCGATTAGAATTCGCCTTATGTGAAGATCATCGTGTTTGTATACAGTTCAAAAGATTCATGTTATGGTATAATTGAAGTGTAAAGATGGATGCTTACTGATGATATTAACTGATTTATCAACTATACTGTATAATGATGGTAATTGTTAAACACCTACTAATGTATTTTGGCTCAGTAACTGATAGTATGTTTATCACATGATTTGGAAATTTTGGTCATGATAAtgtgtactactactactggtagtagtagtagtgatatttTTAGTAGTGTGGATTTATAGAGCTCCGAAGCCTCaaaccaaataaaaatatttttctggGATTGTTTGTTTTCtggtagtgtggtgtgtgctacttatattgatataggTAGTATATTAtgtgagtcaggaatgtaatgtccggcagcagaagatgagggaagatcaagaaagcaagagcAGAAAttgaatgcaatttgtatgaaaaggcaaagacaatgaaatctgagacattttggaacaattggtggacattttgcaaattaacgatttgatatatggttcttagattttattaagatgcTATGTAATTTTGCGTTAGGTACATCTAATTGTCCCtacccgtgttcttgttcactacagtagtactACCAAATTACCGTGTTAAGAACCGCTACTACTACTTACAAGTAGGAGACTAACAGTGTCCACATAAACACAAGTGTAACTTCCCTAAATGTGTACACTTAGTTGTTTAGAAGCagtcaatgaaataaataattattttttttaatccaTAATATACAGCATGCGACCGGATAAATTTAGCACTTAAAACATGTCAAGCTAATAAAATTCCAGTACTTAAGACCATGGTTCGAGTAAAAACATCATGTGATAAATGTATctacaaaaaaattaatattcttGGAAAACCTATTGGTAAGTCTTAACAGTGTTTACAAAATAATGCCACTTTTACAAATTTCATTATAAAAGTTCATTGATTATGATATGACTGAAATGAAATTAGTTACGATTTATTTCCAATTAGTAAATAATGatcaatatagggttgtggagattactgagtttagattgatatcataaatggataaatgttagaccaccactgaaaacctggaatcactggacggctgtttcgtcctagtatgagattcttcagcagtgctcatccacgatcccactcattggtctagagtttaagcgttcgtgcgcaagACCGGAGGTCCTGAGCTCGAGTCCTCCGTGTGGGaaagtggatgcgcacttctgaggagtcccatgctggaatgaaacggttgtccagtgctctcATTTATTCAGTGGTgctctaacattgatccattcatgacaTCAATCTAAATTAGTGGATATTCAAGATTTGTTTGTAATTACAGAATGTTGGTGACAGGATCTTGATCATATGATGCATTCGTTAGAATATATTCCTACTTGTCgaagtaaaatattttaaactatgAACAAGTGTTTCAGTTGCTTTTATAAATAGTTAAGGGTGGAATTATTTTTGTCAGTCACTCTCGGCTGTCCATCCGTCCACATGTATCACTGATGATTGAATAGTTTATCAAAATATAAGTACAATTAACGTAAAATGAGCTTTTATTTTGCATTCTCATATACCTGTGTCTTTGCATCATCAATCAGTCTGTTTATCACTGTCTGTCTACTTAGTTTTACAGATTAAAATAGAATACTTCAAAGATGTATTTTACTTAAGGGAAAATGTTTAATATTTGGTCATTTTATACCAATATCTATTTCACTGTGTTATCTTAAGAAACGTCATCATTGAGATACTAGATCATATTGCCTGTAAACATGAGAAGTACTTTTTTACTGATCAGTGTAATAGAAATGCATTACTACTATTCTTCacattcttcttcttattattattattattattattgttattattattattattattattattattattattaatattggtattatgTTAAGCTAAAAAATGTAGCCTATGGTTGGTAATAGACCCGAAATACTGCAATAACACACCTATCAGTGATTACTATGAAGGCGGAGAGTTCTTGTTGGAATGTATGTTTAAATTGAAATGAACAATGTGGCTGAGTAATGACTAAACAGCTAACTGGATAATTGATATGGTGCTCATAATGAAGAGATATCCAGAGATGTAAACAGCAAAATGACTCATGAAATATTTGGTCTAAAAATTACCatgtttcaatattatttaaaatataaaaaataataagatatgGGTTTTGTAGATCATTTACTAACCTATGAAATTAATACCTGATTATCAGGTTTACTTACCAAACTTTATATTTCTGAACATGATCTAATAATCAAGAGTCAAATCCCTTCTGTAATTATTCTCTAAACAATTTTACAATGATACTGTCTTTTATTTTGAAGCCTATAATATGACTTATAAAATTTTATAGTTActagataaatataaaatatgatttcaactttatttttttaattttaataaataagaatGCAAAAGACCGCGGATAGAACGCGGTCAGTGTAAACAAACATATCCAGGACAAATTGGTCTTACTAGGAAAGTGATTTATGCCAAAGAGGTTGCTAAGAATTGTAAATGTCGGTTAGTTTCTCATGAAGAGACAGAGATATGTGGTAAGTTGTTTTGAATATTTAGTTTTGTGAAAAATAACTCgtacattattaaataattggaAATCTTGTAGAA
The Schistosoma haematobium chromosome Unknown HiC_scaffold_531, whole genome shotgun sequence DNA segment above includes these coding regions:
- a CDS encoding uncharacterized protein (EggNog:ENOG41138VK~COG:V,W), whose amino-acid sequence is MNLSSLRSSEGYLKWLILFIIITVIICLQHDIIESKRHHLKQNRRYGDKCKMIKHKCMPPIYTYGPCYKGISQKKVIIFTKNSDCICVPFVYKLMKQCPCGSPKKIIYTCPNNKTVKSYIYEKRVNGKCEKFPLKRKHTKNCIIRYVWKLAKSKIIRKKRSIQLHTSSGSKCGPNQHYVPERNPCPETCEGKFFGVESRCSHLTSGPGCECLPGFMRDGILCVPPSQCGCLESVCIDRVSTEKCKLWRSEGRCHKDKAIMQRFCRATCQRCERPCEDQIATSQCELIKRRGECSLDFYKSMCMLTCSQQNCRCPKCHVESGSCHPITKNIELRHICYQLQSNGSCNPLITRRYRPCGDCPARLSRIPGKCNYCKGFRKVYLRTYFREEVGFKRCLMVERSHEEKCSCDRINLALKTCQANKIPVLKTMVRVKTSCDKCIYKKINILGKPIGKS